A section of the Acropora muricata isolate sample 2 chromosome 4, ASM3666990v1, whole genome shotgun sequence genome encodes:
- the LOC136912868 gene encoding stAR-related lipid transfer protein 7, mitochondrial-like isoform X2, with product MATTGPYIMYKSSQFCAAVRSNVDLDKTLRKRIHKVTFYFDGVDTSPPRLNLKTLTTAVNVVCEQVRKKRVNFLLNRRELRGGSNKLREQCYSDKKDGNEGSLGSGDSIAEIPASDFCLLSTSGFRWDNERITDNELYRCKREIRVDKKMKGDKINHEWEQFINKKLLEVWRRPVDSCGLYEYKVFGTFFDITASAFYKIQVDNEYRLLWDQFVLKLDVVDTDPDSGSEVLHWVTKFPYPLKSRDYVFVRRGKVDHYSMSMILMSRATTHPLCPENGDHVRVPSYNSSMVILPHRTFDENGFDFVLSYFDDPKTNFPSYCMNVLTSSNLPAFINTLHSAAVGLRKQEERSQTLPGY from the exons ATGGCAACAACAGGACCGTATATTATGTATAAATCTTCGCAATTTTGCGCAGCTGTGCGGTCAAATGTAGACTTAGACAAGACTCTCCGTAAACGAATACATAAAGTCACGTTTTACTTCGACGGTGTGGATACCTCGCCTCCTCGGTTGAATCTTAAAACTCTGACAACCGCTGTAAATGTCGTTTGTGAACAAGTGAGGAAAAAAAGAGTAAATTTTCTTCTAAATAGAAGAGAACTGAGGGGAGGAAGTAATAAACTTCGTGAACAGTGCTACTCCGACAAGAAAGATGGCAATGAAGGGAGTCTCGGATCCGGAGATTCAATTGCAGAAATTCCTGCTTCCGATTTTTGTCTCTTAAGCACGTCTGGATTCCGTTGGGACAATGAAAGAATTACGGATAATGAATTATACAG GTGCAAAAGAGAGATAAGAGTGGACAAAAAGATGAAAGGGGACAAGATTAATCATGAGTGGGAACAGttcataaataaaaaattgttaGAGGTCTGGAGAAGGCCTGTTGATTCTTGTGGACTGTATGAATACAAAG TGTTTGGCACTTTCTTTGACATCACTGCTAGTGCATTTTATAAAATACAG GTTGATAATGAATATCGTTTGTTATGGGAccagtttgttttaaaactggaTGTTGTTGACACTGATCCTGACAGTGGCAGCGAAGTTCTTCATTGGGTCACTAAATTTCCG TACCCTCTGAAAAGCAGAGACTATGTTTTCGTGAGGAGAGGAAAG GTGGATCACTACTCAATGTCCATGATTCTGATGTCAAG GGCCACCACCCACCCATTGTGTCCTGAAAATGGTGATCATGTCCGTGTACCAAGTTATAATTCCAGCATGGTTATCTTGCCACACAGAACTTTTGATGAG AATGGATTTGATTTTGTTCTGTCCTACTTTGATGATCCCAAGACTAACTTCCCCTCTTACTGCATGAATGTGTTGACTAGCTCAA ACCTTCCAGCATTCATCAATACGCTTCACAGTGCAGCAGTTGGGTTAAGAAAACAGGAAGAGAGGTCTCAGACTTTGCCAGGCTATTGA
- the LOC136912868 gene encoding stAR-related lipid transfer protein 7, mitochondrial-like isoform X1: MATTGPYIMYKSSQFCAAVRSNVDLDKTLRKRIHKVTFYFDGVDTSPPRLNLKTLTTAVNVVCEQVRKKRVNFLLNRRELRGGSNKLREQCYSDKKDGNEGSLGSGDSIAEIPASDFCLLSTSGFRWDNERITDNELYRCKREIRVDKKMKGDKINHEWEQFINKKLLEVWRRPVDSCGLYEYKVFGTFFDITASAFYKIQVDNEYRLLWDQFVLKLDVVDTDPDSGSEVLHWVTKFPYPLKSRDYVFVRRGKVDHYSMSMILMSRATTHPLCPENGDHVRVPSYNSSMVILPHRTFDENGFDFVLSYFDDPKTNFPSYCMNVLTSSRNVVLSKHFKDFARKKRLFLRNSFYVYCTRCKLQE, translated from the exons ATGGCAACAACAGGACCGTATATTATGTATAAATCTTCGCAATTTTGCGCAGCTGTGCGGTCAAATGTAGACTTAGACAAGACTCTCCGTAAACGAATACATAAAGTCACGTTTTACTTCGACGGTGTGGATACCTCGCCTCCTCGGTTGAATCTTAAAACTCTGACAACCGCTGTAAATGTCGTTTGTGAACAAGTGAGGAAAAAAAGAGTAAATTTTCTTCTAAATAGAAGAGAACTGAGGGGAGGAAGTAATAAACTTCGTGAACAGTGCTACTCCGACAAGAAAGATGGCAATGAAGGGAGTCTCGGATCCGGAGATTCAATTGCAGAAATTCCTGCTTCCGATTTTTGTCTCTTAAGCACGTCTGGATTCCGTTGGGACAATGAAAGAATTACGGATAATGAATTATACAG GTGCAAAAGAGAGATAAGAGTGGACAAAAAGATGAAAGGGGACAAGATTAATCATGAGTGGGAACAGttcataaataaaaaattgttaGAGGTCTGGAGAAGGCCTGTTGATTCTTGTGGACTGTATGAATACAAAG TGTTTGGCACTTTCTTTGACATCACTGCTAGTGCATTTTATAAAATACAG GTTGATAATGAATATCGTTTGTTATGGGAccagtttgttttaaaactggaTGTTGTTGACACTGATCCTGACAGTGGCAGCGAAGTTCTTCATTGGGTCACTAAATTTCCG TACCCTCTGAAAAGCAGAGACTATGTTTTCGTGAGGAGAGGAAAG GTGGATCACTACTCAATGTCCATGATTCTGATGTCAAG GGCCACCACCCACCCATTGTGTCCTGAAAATGGTGATCATGTCCGTGTACCAAGTTATAATTCCAGCATGGTTATCTTGCCACACAGAACTTTTGATGAG AATGGATTTGATTTTGTTCTGTCCTACTTTGATGATCCCAAGACTAACTTCCCCTCTTACTGCATGAATGTGTTGACTAGCTCAA GAAACGTGGTACTCTCAAAGCACTTCAAGGATTTTGcgaggaagaaaagacttttccttcgtaacagcttttacgtttattgtacaagatgtaagctacaagaatag